One Amblyomma americanum isolate KBUSLIRL-KWMA chromosome 8, ASM5285725v1, whole genome shotgun sequence DNA window includes the following coding sequences:
- the LOC144102170 gene encoding beta-alanine transporter-like, with translation MLVFWCYLLEESPTWLLANYRARAALEVAMAAATQNGVDLEKAVATFKALKRQIRKREKVVVVPSPMNAAETYFERVRFRRSAVAVLLSWFGVNFTYYGHVLRAVSSNRLWHALQAVVQTLLYTLVWRLLHSRGQREMLSVLLSLLCGLTALKASVLLADLQWLVVPMEVVVESLSSATLSLNYGYTADIFPTVSRSMGLSFSYAFGRLGVLAVVALMEVVGRENDAVITLMITLLVLLSAMAIQSLPEVYVEKAKKSQSLSEMTEEQRKAALQASLSSPASGRCALSPAKDSSLK, from the coding sequence ATGCTGGTGTTCTGGTGCTACCTGCTCGAAGAGTCCCCCACCTGGCTCCTGGCAAATTATAGGGCGCGTGCGGCCCTGGAGGTCGCTATGGCAGCGGCGACGCAGAACGGCGTGGATCTGGAGAAGGCCGTGGCCACGTTCAAGGCCCTCAAGAGGCAGATTAGGAAGCGCGAGAAGGTGGTGGTCGTTCCCTCGCCAATGAATGCGGCGGAGACTTACTTCGAGAGGGTCCGGTTTCGGCGGAGCGCGGTGGCCGTGCTGCTCTCCTGGTTCGGCGTCAACTTCACCTACTACGGCCACGTGCTCCGAGCCGTCAGCAGCAACCGCCTCTGGCACGCCCTGCAAGCCGTCGTGCAGACCCTACTCTACACCTTGGTCTGGCGACTCCTGCACAGCCGTGGCCAGCGCGAGATGCTCTCCGTCTTGCTCAGCCTCCTGTGCGGCCTGACGGCGCTCAAGGCCAGCGTGCTGCTCGCCGACCTCCAGTGGCTCGTCGTCCCGATGGAAGTCGTGGTGGAGAGCCTGTCTTCGGCGACGCTCAGCCTGAACTACGGCTACACGGCCGACATATTCCCCACCGTGAGCCGGAGCATGGGCCTGAGCTTCTCCTATGCCTTCGGGCGCCTCGGCGTACTGGCGGTCGTCGCTCTCATGGAAGTGGTCGGCAGGGAAAATGACGCCGTCATCACCCTGATGATTACGCTTCTGGTACTCCTGAGTGCGATGGCCATACAGTCGCTGCCGGAGGTCTACGTGGAGAAGGCCAAGAAGAGCCAGTCACTGAGCGAGATGACTGAAGAGCAGCGCAAGGCTGCACTCCAGGCGTCTCTGTCGTCACCCGCTTCTGGAAGGTGCGCCCTTTCACCGGCCAAGGATTCCAGCCTGAAATGA